A section of the Salinisphaera sp. T31B1 genome encodes:
- the efp gene encoding elongation factor P, translating into MASFNTNQFKGGLKIILDGDPYTIVENEFVKPGKGQAFNRVKVRNLKTNRTIERTFKSGDSVEAADVLDIDLQFLYHDGEFWHFMEPNTFEQYQASEAAVADSAKWLKAQDTCHVTLWNGTPLQVDAPNFVTLTVTETDPGLRGDTSGGGGKPATLETGAVVRVPLFIEEGEVLKVDTRKGEYVSRANEG; encoded by the coding sequence ATGGCCAGTTTCAATACCAACCAGTTCAAGGGTGGTCTCAAGATCATCCTCGACGGCGATCCCTATACGATCGTGGAGAACGAATTCGTCAAGCCCGGCAAGGGGCAGGCGTTCAACCGAGTCAAGGTGCGCAATCTCAAGACCAACCGCACCATCGAACGCACGTTCAAGTCGGGTGACAGCGTCGAAGCGGCCGACGTGCTCGATATCGATCTGCAGTTTCTCTACCACGACGGCGAGTTCTGGCACTTCATGGAGCCGAACACCTTCGAGCAGTATCAGGCCAGTGAAGCCGCTGTCGCGGATTCGGCCAAGTGGCTCAAGGCACAGGACACTTGCCACGTCACACTGTGGAACGGCACGCCGCTGCAGGTGGATGCCCCCAATTTCGTGACGCTGACCGTCACCGAGACCGACCCCGGCCTGCGTGGTGACACCTCCGGCGGTGGTGGCAAGCCGGCCACGCTCGAGACCGGTGCCGTGGTGCGCGTGCCGTTGTTCATCGAGGAAGGAGAAGTGCTCAAGGTCGACACCCGCAAGGGCGAATACGTCTCGCGCGCCAACGAGGGCTGA
- the leuC gene encoding 3-isopropylmalate dehydratase large subunit: MMGATLYEKIYNEHLVRDEGGSALLYIDRHMVHEVTSPQAFEGLKLADRGVWRVNANLAVPDHNVPTVNRDGGIADSISRAQVEALQINCNEYGIRLFGMGDPRQGIVHIIGPEQGATQPGMTIVCGDSHTATHGAFGSLAFGIGTSEVEHVLATQTLPQARSKTMLVRVDGRAAPGISAKDIMLAIIGKIGTAGGTGYVIEYGGEAVRALSMEGRMTICNMSIEAGARAGMVAVDDTTIDYMRGRTYAPNDDQWDTAEAYWRTLVSDEDAEYDRVVVLDAAEIAPQVTWGTSPEMVAPVTARIPAPAQAASDTQAKGWAAALEYMGLTAGVPITEVMLDKIFIGSCTNARIEDLRVAARYVEGRQIAPNIQLAMIVPGSGLVKAQAEKEGLDIIFKDAGFEWRDAGCSMCLGMNDDNLLPGERCASTSNRNFEGRQGKGGRTHLVSPAMAAAAAVHGHFVDIRELDVTQ, translated from the coding sequence ATCATGGGCGCGACACTCTACGAAAAGATCTACAACGAACATCTGGTGCGCGATGAAGGCGGCAGTGCGCTGCTGTATATCGATCGGCACATGGTTCACGAGGTCACCTCGCCGCAGGCCTTCGAAGGGCTGAAGCTGGCTGATCGCGGCGTATGGCGCGTGAATGCCAATCTCGCCGTGCCAGACCACAACGTGCCGACGGTCAACCGCGACGGCGGGATCGCCGACTCGATTTCGCGTGCCCAGGTCGAGGCACTGCAGATCAACTGCAACGAGTATGGCATCCGTCTGTTCGGCATGGGCGATCCGCGCCAGGGCATCGTCCATATCATCGGTCCGGAGCAGGGGGCCACCCAGCCGGGCATGACCATCGTCTGTGGCGACTCCCATACGGCTACGCACGGCGCCTTCGGCTCGCTGGCTTTCGGTATCGGCACCTCCGAGGTCGAACACGTTCTTGCCACCCAGACGCTGCCCCAGGCGCGCTCGAAGACGATGCTGGTGCGGGTCGACGGCCGGGCCGCTCCGGGCATCTCGGCCAAGGACATCATGCTGGCGATCATCGGCAAGATCGGCACCGCGGGTGGTACCGGCTATGTCATCGAGTATGGCGGTGAAGCGGTCCGTGCCCTGTCGATGGAAGGCCGCATGACCATCTGCAACATGTCGATCGAAGCCGGCGCGCGCGCCGGCATGGTCGCAGTCGACGATACCACCATCGACTACATGCGCGGCCGCACCTATGCGCCGAACGACGACCAGTGGGATACCGCCGAGGCGTACTGGCGGACGCTGGTGTCCGATGAAGATGCCGAGTACGACCGCGTGGTGGTGCTCGACGCCGCCGAGATCGCGCCGCAGGTGACCTGGGGCACGTCGCCGGAGATGGTCGCGCCGGTGACTGCACGGATACCGGCACCGGCTCAGGCCGCCAGCGACACCCAGGCCAAGGGCTGGGCCGCTGCGCTCGAATACATGGGCCTGACCGCCGGCGTGCCGATCACCGAGGTCATGCTCGACAAGATCTTCATCGGGTCCTGTACCAACGCTCGGATCGAGGATCTGCGCGTGGCCGCCCGGTATGTCGAAGGGCGACAGATCGCGCCCAACATTCAGCTGGCGATGATCGTGCCGGGTTCCGGTCTGGTCAAAGCGCAGGCGGAAAAAGAGGGTCTGGACATTATCTTCAAGGACGCCGGGTTCGAGTGGCGAGACGCCGGCTGTTCGATGTGCCTGGGCATGAACGACGACAACCTGTTGCCCGGCGAGCGCTGTGCATCGACGTCCAACCGCAACTTCGAAGGTCGCCAGGGCAAGGGCGGGCGAACCCATCTGGTCAGCCCGGCGATGGCGGCGGCGGCCGCGGTCCACGGCCATTTCGTCGATATCCGCGAACTGGACGTCACGCAATGA
- the epmA gene encoding EF-P lysine aminoacylase EpmA translates to MNPPDWRPSATPAVLRRRAALLADLRAFMDAAGLCEIDSAHIGRAAPSERALDCLAVGQAGFLQPSPEHGLKRLLAAGMGPIYQLSHVFRAGEVGRWHNPEFSMLEWYRPGADLSTMIAETETLIARIAGVACAPRLRYRAAFEACIGLDPWKASTRALARAAIERGVAPVPPAGDEDRVYWLDLLMSLVVQPTLGHDGPVCVAGFPAADAVLVEHDSDEPGAAARFECVWRGVELANGAQELLDASQASTRMDREIAARAAADRPAQPRDERLLAAMRAGLPACGGVALGVDRLLALMLERDNVAEVMPFAWAQR, encoded by the coding sequence ATGAATCCTCCGGACTGGCGGCCGTCGGCGACGCCCGCTGTGCTGCGTCGACGCGCGGCGCTTCTGGCCGATCTGCGCGCGTTCATGGACGCGGCCGGGCTGTGCGAGATCGACAGCGCCCATATCGGCCGCGCCGCGCCCAGTGAACGTGCGCTCGACTGCCTGGCGGTCGGTCAGGCGGGCTTTCTCCAGCCATCGCCCGAGCACGGTTTGAAACGGCTGCTCGCGGCCGGCATGGGCCCGATCTACCAGCTGAGCCACGTGTTCCGGGCCGGCGAGGTGGGCCGTTGGCACAATCCCGAATTCTCGATGCTCGAGTGGTATCGGCCGGGCGCCGATCTGTCGACGATGATTGCCGAGACCGAGACCCTGATCGCCCGTATCGCCGGCGTCGCCTGTGCGCCGCGGCTGCGCTATCGCGCCGCATTCGAAGCCTGTATCGGGCTCGATCCGTGGAAGGCCTCGACGCGGGCACTGGCTCGGGCGGCGATCGAGCGGGGCGTGGCGCCGGTACCGCCGGCCGGCGACGAGGATCGGGTCTACTGGCTGGATCTGCTGATGAGCCTGGTCGTACAGCCAACGCTCGGCCACGATGGCCCGGTCTGTGTGGCCGGCTTTCCGGCAGCCGATGCCGTACTGGTCGAACACGATTCCGACGAACCCGGTGCAGCCGCGCGCTTCGAGTGCGTCTGGCGGGGCGTGGAACTGGCCAACGGTGCGCAAGAGCTCCTCGACGCATCCCAGGCCAGCACGCGTATGGATCGCGAGATCGCGGCACGGGCGGCTGCAGACAGACCCGCCCAACCGCGCGACGAGCGTCTGCTGGCGGCGATGCGCGCGGGGCTGCCCGCCTGTGGGGGCGTCGCGCTCGGTGTCGATCGTCTGCTGGCGCTGATGCTCGAGCGAGACAACGTCGCTGAGGTGATGCCCTTCGCCTGGGCACAGCGCTGA
- the epmB gene encoding EF-P beta-lysylation protein EpmB, whose protein sequence is MSALARKRVSLSQSDRPWQQAMRDAITDVDTLFELLELPRKALPGARRAARLFDLRVPRGYVARMARGDLADPLLRQVLPLDAEHDDTPGFVFDAVGDGDSHVGHGLLHKYTSRALLVTTGACAIHCRYCFRRHFDYAAHQARRGPAGTALAPIAADDRIDEVILSGGDPLSLSNARLAAIGAGIDEIKHVKRLRIHSRTAVVLPERIDDGFVDWIAGRAQRTVIVIHANHARELDDAVAAALARLRDAGATLLNQAVLLRGVNDDVETLAALSQRLFALGVLPYYLHLLDRVAGTAHFEVGPAQAQTLIDRLAARLPGYLVPRLARESAGEGAKQVLGHRARNHSH, encoded by the coding sequence ATGAGCGCTCTCGCCCGAAAACGCGTCAGTCTATCGCAAAGCGATCGCCCCTGGCAGCAGGCGATGCGCGATGCGATCACCGATGTCGACACGCTCTTCGAACTGCTGGAACTGCCGCGCAAGGCGCTGCCGGGCGCTCGTCGAGCGGCCCGGTTGTTCGATCTGCGCGTGCCGCGTGGGTATGTCGCTCGCATGGCCCGGGGCGACCTGGCCGATCCGCTGCTCCGCCAAGTCCTGCCGCTGGACGCCGAACACGACGATACGCCGGGCTTCGTTTTCGATGCGGTCGGCGACGGGGACAGCCATGTTGGCCATGGCTTGCTGCACAAGTACACCAGCCGCGCGCTGCTGGTGACCACCGGCGCCTGTGCGATCCATTGTCGCTATTGCTTCCGCCGACATTTCGATTATGCCGCTCATCAGGCACGGCGCGGTCCCGCCGGCACCGCCCTTGCGCCTATCGCCGCCGACGACCGTATCGACGAAGTCATCCTGTCCGGCGGCGACCCATTGTCGCTGAGCAACGCCCGGCTGGCGGCGATCGGCGCGGGAATCGACGAGATCAAACACGTCAAACGCCTGCGTATCCATTCGCGTACCGCTGTGGTTCTGCCCGAGCGCATCGATGACGGCTTCGTCGACTGGATCGCCGGGCGCGCTCAGCGGACTGTCATCGTGATTCATGCCAATCACGCCCGCGAACTCGACGATGCGGTCGCGGCGGCCCTGGCGCGCCTGCGCGACGCCGGCGCCACACTGTTGAATCAGGCGGTGCTGCTGCGCGGCGTCAACGACGATGTGGAGACCCTCGCGGCGTTATCCCAGCGGCTGTTTGCGCTGGGCGTGCTGCCGTACTATCTGCACCTGCTCGACCGTGTCGCCGGTACCGCGCATTTCGAGGTCGGCCCCGCACAGGCGCAAACGCTCATCGACCGGCTGGCCGCGCGTCTGCCGGGCTATCTCGTACCCAGGCTGGCTCGCGAAAGCGCCGGCGAAGGTGCCAAGCAGGTGCTGGGCCATCGCGCCCGAAACCACAGCCACTGA
- the asd gene encoding archaetidylserine decarboxylase (Phosphatidylserine decarboxylase is synthesized as a single chain precursor. Generation of the pyruvoyl active site from a Ser is coupled to cleavage of a Gly-Ser bond between the larger (beta) and smaller (alpha chains). It is an integral membrane protein.) — MAATPRASFSDRVLTTLLSLLPTRAISRAAHGLANSRIPWLRRAMIGGFLKLYPAIDMREAAEPDPDRYDSFNAFFTRALAADARPLPEDREQVISPVDGVLGSFGEAHSGQICQTKGMSYDLRALVGPDEAWSAAFLGGSYATFYLAPANYHRVHMPVDGCVRDMRYLPGRLFGVNPMCVRSVPRLFTRNERLVTLFDTAVGPMALIMVGAFIVGGIHTRWAGQICPPHRRIGHTEGYADTTVEQAYYRRGAEMGRFSIGSSVILLFGPGALAWQEKLTAGQPVKLGEAVARLGTGA; from the coding sequence ATGGCCGCGACCCCCCGGGCGAGTTTTTCCGATCGTGTTCTGACCACCCTGCTTTCGCTGCTGCCCACCCGGGCGATCTCGCGCGCCGCACACGGTCTGGCCAACTCACGTATTCCGTGGCTACGGCGCGCCATGATCGGAGGATTTCTCAAACTCTATCCGGCCATCGACATGCGCGAGGCCGCCGAGCCCGACCCCGACCGTTACGACAGTTTCAACGCCTTTTTCACCCGCGCCCTGGCTGCCGATGCACGCCCGTTGCCCGAGGATCGCGAACAGGTGATCTCACCCGTCGACGGCGTGCTGGGCAGCTTTGGCGAAGCACACAGCGGCCAGATCTGCCAGACAAAGGGCATGAGCTACGATCTGCGCGCCCTCGTCGGGCCCGACGAGGCCTGGTCGGCGGCGTTTCTGGGTGGCAGCTATGCCACGTTCTATCTCGCGCCGGCCAACTACCACCGGGTGCATATGCCCGTCGATGGCTGCGTGCGCGATATGCGCTACCTGCCCGGGCGCCTGTTCGGTGTCAATCCGATGTGCGTCCGATCGGTTCCGCGTCTGTTCACGCGCAATGAACGCCTGGTCACATTGTTCGATACCGCCGTTGGCCCGATGGCGTTGATCATGGTCGGCGCCTTCATCGTCGGCGGGATTCATACCCGCTGGGCAGGCCAGATCTGCCCGCCCCATCGGCGCATCGGCCATACCGAAGGTTATGCCGATACGACCGTCGAGCAGGCCTACTATCGCCGCGGCGCGGAAATGGGCCGCTTTTCGATCGGCTCGAGCGTGATCCTGCTGTTCGGTCCGGGCGCGCTGGCATGGCAGGAAAAGCTGACGGCCGGTCAGCCGGTCAAACTCGGCGAAGCCGTGGCACGGCTGGGCACCGGCGCCTGA
- the prmB gene encoding 50S ribosomal protein L3 N(5)-glutamine methyltransferase, whose product MSQRDADTSDDPRIAATLTRVLDYVRWGASRFNAAGLAFGHGSDNAVDEAAHLVLDTLGLDATLPDLYLYATLTEPERLAVIEVIRKRIETRLPAAYLTRKCWFAGIEFHVDERVIVPRSPIAELIETGFQPWLGHREPLQILDLCTGSGAIAIACAMAFPEARVVATDASSDALAVAAINSEKHDIGPQVEYVEADLFDGLADERFDLIVTNPPYVSHDEWSGLAPEYHHEPGFAFHGDADDLLLVSRILFDAPRYLAEDGLLVLEVGYSAFALEARYPDLPITWVDLARGGLGVGVIEAEDLTAWAAAQHDEAF is encoded by the coding sequence ATGAGTCAACGCGACGCAGATACTTCAGACGACCCTCGGATAGCGGCCACGCTGACGCGGGTACTCGATTACGTGCGCTGGGGGGCGTCGCGCTTCAACGCCGCCGGGCTGGCCTTCGGTCACGGCAGCGACAACGCCGTGGATGAAGCGGCCCACCTCGTGCTCGATACGCTCGGTCTGGATGCCACGCTGCCGGATCTGTATCTGTACGCCACGCTCACCGAGCCCGAGCGGCTCGCGGTGATCGAGGTCATCCGCAAGCGTATCGAGACCCGTCTGCCGGCGGCCTATCTGACCCGCAAGTGCTGGTTCGCCGGAATCGAGTTCCATGTCGACGAGCGCGTGATCGTACCGCGATCGCCTATTGCCGAGTTGATCGAAACCGGTTTTCAGCCGTGGCTTGGTCACCGCGAGCCGTTGCAGATCCTGGATCTGTGTACCGGCAGCGGGGCGATCGCGATCGCCTGTGCGATGGCGTTTCCGGAAGCGCGTGTCGTGGCCACCGACGCCAGTTCCGACGCGCTCGCGGTCGCCGCGATCAACAGCGAAAAACACGATATCGGCCCCCAGGTCGAATATGTCGAAGCGGATCTGTTCGACGGCCTGGCCGACGAGCGCTTCGATCTGATCGTGACCAATCCGCCGTATGTCAGCCACGACGAATGGTCGGGCCTGGCGCCGGAATATCACCATGAGCCCGGCTTTGCCTTCCATGGCGACGCCGACGACCTGCTGCTGGTCAGCCGAATCCTGTTCGATGCGCCGCGCTATCTGGCCGAAGATGGCTTGCTCGTGCTGGAAGTCGGCTACAGCGCGTTTGCGCTGGAAGCGCGTTACCCCGATCTGCCGATCACCTGGGTGGACCTGGCCCGCGGCGGTCTGGGTGTAGGCGTCATCGAAGCCGAGGATCTGACCGCCTGGGCGGCGGCACAGCACGACGAGGCGTTCTGA
- a CDS encoding tetratricopeptide repeat protein: MSKFLANRGRRRAAWALATGIFVCGGAHADVQSARQAMSANDYPAAITQLNDVLAQTPDNVEARFLKGLALARSGDTKGALTVFNALVKDDPDMAEAWNNLGVLRARNGDLTGARDALQRATQTDPEHGPAQENLGDIYVALARNAYRRAGELETDNAIARAKSQQLAAFIGSGQDASETSQSTGTRRTAASPPAVAGVSENAESTAAADDNGPKAALQRWASAWSAQNVDAYLAMYSDRFVPDDGASRSAWASERRQRLTAPSRIQVTLDDIRVETRGDQALVRFDQRYRSNTYQDHEVKALLMRRSDDGWRILREGKASAVDFTAPAEHGSGSAAIPAQTPGNESDAARAQGSDPARMQAASQAEATRGAVRRSLQAWAQAWSSQNLQAYLNAYSDNYQPSEGVSRVDWVQTRRAAVRTPAWIRVEISDLDVSVLDGDRALATFNQHYQSDGHEDRERKRVTLVQEDGGWRIVREG, translated from the coding sequence ATGTCGAAGTTTTTGGCGAATCGCGGGCGCCGCCGCGCCGCATGGGCGCTGGCAACAGGGATATTCGTCTGCGGGGGCGCGCACGCGGATGTGCAATCGGCTCGCCAGGCCATGTCGGCCAACGACTATCCCGCGGCGATCACGCAGCTGAATGATGTGCTCGCCCAGACGCCCGACAACGTCGAAGCGCGTTTTCTGAAAGGGCTGGCACTGGCACGCAGCGGCGATACCAAAGGCGCGCTGACGGTGTTCAATGCGCTGGTCAAGGACGACCCGGACATGGCCGAGGCATGGAACAACCTCGGTGTGCTGCGTGCCCGCAACGGCGATCTAACCGGCGCGCGCGACGCGCTTCAGCGTGCCACGCAGACTGATCCCGAGCACGGACCGGCTCAGGAGAATCTGGGCGATATCTATGTTGCACTGGCCCGCAATGCCTATCGGCGCGCCGGCGAACTCGAAACCGACAACGCCATCGCGCGGGCCAAGAGCCAGCAGCTGGCGGCGTTCATCGGTAGCGGGCAGGACGCGAGCGAGACATCGCAGTCGACAGGCACTCGGCGTACCGCGGCGAGCCCGCCAGCGGTGGCGGGCGTGTCCGAAAACGCTGAATCGACCGCCGCCGCGGATGACAATGGACCGAAGGCCGCGTTGCAGCGCTGGGCCTCGGCCTGGTCGGCCCAGAACGTCGACGCGTATCTGGCCATGTACAGCGACCGCTTCGTGCCGGATGACGGAGCCAGCCGTTCGGCGTGGGCCAGCGAACGCAGACAGCGACTTACCGCACCCTCGCGTATTCAGGTCACGCTCGACGATATCCGAGTCGAAACGCGGGGCGATCAGGCGCTCGTACGATTCGATCAGCGTTATCGCTCGAACACGTATCAGGATCACGAGGTCAAGGCGCTGCTCATGCGTCGAAGCGACGATGGTTGGCGGATCCTGCGGGAAGGCAAGGCGAGTGCCGTGGACTTCACCGCGCCGGCCGAGCACGGAAGTGGCTCGGCGGCGATACCGGCGCAGACGCCGGGCAACGAGTCCGATGCCGCCCGTGCACAGGGGTCGGACCCGGCGCGGATGCAGGCCGCCAGTCAGGCCGAGGCGACCCGCGGCGCGGTACGTCGATCCCTGCAGGCCTGGGCTCAAGCCTGGTCGAGCCAGAACCTGCAGGCCTATCTCAACGCCTATAGCGATAACTACCAGCCGAGCGAAGGCGTCAGCCGCGTCGATTGGGTCCAGACTCGGCGGGCGGCCGTGCGGACCCCGGCATGGATTCGGGTGGAAATCAGCGACCTGGACGTGAGCGTGCTCGACGGCGACCGTGCGCTGGCCACCTTCAACCAGCATTACCAGTCCGACGGCCACGAGGATCGTGAGCGCAAGCGAGTTACGCTGGTCCAGGAGGACGGCGGCTGGCGAATCGTGCGCGAAGGATAG
- the aroC gene encoding chorismate synthase codes for MAGNTWGQLFTVTTFGESHGPAIGCVIDGCPPGIAIDESDLQADLDRRKPGTSRYVTQRREADEARIVSGVFEGVTTGTPIGLIIENTDQRSRDYSKIKDVFRPNHADYAYLQKYGVRDYRGGGRSSARETATRVAAGAIARKVLSECFGVRIQGYLSQMGPIRLACTDLEAANHNAFFCAEPERVGELEDYINALRRDGDSIGARVEVIATGVPPGWGEPVFDRLDADIAKALMSINAVKGVEIGDGFGVVTQRGSEHRDEMSPEGFVSNHSGGVQGGISSGQTIRASMALKPTSSITIPGDTIDTAGQAAQMRTTGRHDPCVGLRATPIAEAMLALTLLDHALRQRGQNADVASGLAPIAAQRQ; via the coding sequence ATGGCCGGCAATACCTGGGGCCAGCTGTTCACGGTCACCACATTCGGTGAAAGCCACGGCCCGGCCATCGGCTGCGTCATCGACGGTTGCCCGCCGGGCATTGCGATCGACGAATCCGATCTGCAGGCCGACCTGGATCGGCGCAAGCCGGGGACGTCGCGCTATGTTACCCAGCGGCGCGAGGCCGACGAGGCGCGAATCGTCTCCGGCGTGTTCGAGGGTGTGACCACCGGTACGCCGATCGGGTTGATCATCGAAAACACCGATCAGCGCTCGCGCGACTACTCCAAGATCAAGGACGTCTTTCGGCCCAATCACGCCGACTACGCCTATCTGCAGAAGTACGGCGTACGCGACTATCGCGGCGGCGGCCGCTCGTCGGCCCGCGAGACGGCCACGCGCGTTGCCGCCGGTGCGATCGCGCGCAAGGTGCTGTCGGAGTGCTTCGGTGTGCGCATTCAAGGGTATCTGTCACAGATGGGGCCGATCCGGTTGGCCTGTACCGATCTCGAAGCGGCCAACCACAATGCGTTTTTCTGTGCCGAGCCCGAACGGGTGGGTGAGCTCGAGGACTACATCAACGCGCTGCGTCGTGACGGCGACTCGATCGGCGCGCGTGTCGAGGTGATCGCGACCGGCGTGCCGCCGGGCTGGGGAGAGCCCGTCTTCGATCGGCTCGATGCCGATATCGCCAAGGCGCTGATGAGCATCAATGCAGTCAAAGGCGTGGAGATCGGCGACGGCTTCGGCGTGGTCACCCAGCGCGGCTCCGAGCATCGCGACGAAATGTCGCCCGAGGGTTTCGTAAGCAACCATTCCGGCGGCGTCCAGGGCGGCATCTCCAGCGGCCAGACCATACGGGCGAGCATGGCGCTCAAGCCGACGTCCAGCATCACGATTCCGGGCGATACGATCGATACCGCTGGCCAGGCGGCGCAGATGCGTACCACCGGCCGCCACGACCCCTGTGTGGGTCTGCGGGCGACACCCATTGCCGAGGCCATGTTGGCGCTGACACTGCTCGATCACGCGCTGCGCCAGCGCGGGCAGAATGCCGATGTCGCCAGCGGGCTTGCACCGATTGCAGCGCAAAGGCAATGA
- a CDS encoding methyltransferase domain-containing protein — MSSAGPEAPTADTTGGWNADDYAANARFVADLAGSLVDWLEPAAGERILDLGCGDGELGLAIAARGAHVLGVDASPAFVAAAGRRGLTAVVGDGQALDRVDGVDGRFDAVFSNAALHWMNRAPDAVIQGVFDRLVPGGRFVAEFGAQGNCGPIRQALRAELQARGLDADAVDPWFFPSEADYLARLRAAGFVVEAHECFERPTPLPGDITAWIETLARPFVHAVEPDDARPGYVAAVRERLAPMLRGEDGRWTAPYVRLRFRARRPVMSDD, encoded by the coding sequence ATGAGCTCCGCGGGGCCCGAAGCGCCGACCGCCGATACGACCGGCGGCTGGAACGCCGATGACTATGCTGCCAATGCCCGCTTTGTCGCCGACCTGGCCGGTTCGCTCGTTGACTGGCTCGAGCCGGCCGCCGGCGAGCGCATTCTGGATCTCGGCTGCGGCGACGGCGAACTGGGCCTGGCGATCGCGGCGCGCGGCGCACACGTCCTGGGCGTGGACGCCAGCCCGGCGTTCGTCGCCGCTGCGGGTCGCCGCGGGCTGACCGCGGTCGTCGGTGACGGCCAGGCGCTGGATCGTGTCGACGGCGTGGACGGGCGGTTCGACGCGGTGTTCTCGAATGCCGCACTCCACTGGATGAACCGTGCGCCGGATGCCGTGATCCAGGGCGTGTTCGACCGGCTCGTGCCCGGCGGGCGTTTCGTCGCCGAATTTGGTGCGCAGGGCAACTGTGGTCCGATCAGACAGGCGCTGCGTGCCGAGCTCCAGGCGCGCGGTCTGGATGCCGACGCGGTCGACCCGTGGTTCTTTCCCAGCGAAGCCGATTATCTGGCCCGGCTGCGGGCGGCCGGATTCGTCGTGGAGGCCCATGAATGTTTCGAACGACCCACGCCGCTACCCGGAGATATCACGGCCTGGATCGAGACACTGGCGCGGCCGTTCGTTCACGCCGTCGAGCCGGACGACGCGCGTCCGGGCTATGTGGCCGCGGTGCGCGAGCGCCTGGCCCCGATGTTGCGCGGCGAAGACGGCCGCTGGACCGCGCCCTATGTCCGGCTGCGCTTTCGTGCGCGCAGGCCGGTCATGTCCGACGACTGA
- a CDS encoding LysR family transcriptional regulator, with product MQTDAIRAFVAICDLGSFQAAADTLHLSQPAISKRLATLEQRLGHALFDRVGRGVALTEAGRAYLPHARELLAVLADGQRALDNLGGKVAGPLRLALSHHVGLHRMPDILRAYIRHYPQVSPEVVFLDSEAACRRVANGELEIAVITLPTVADPQLVETHIWDDPMRVFAAHEHPLARSSPVGAAALAEHPAVLPPTESYTYGIVVAALARLGVTVTPRMTSHYLETLQMLAATGIGWTVLPASMHHEELVPVEVRGLALTRRLGVIRHPQRSLSNAAGALLTMLIDERDADRG from the coding sequence ATGCAAACCGACGCCATTCGTGCATTCGTGGCTATCTGCGATCTCGGTTCCTTTCAGGCTGCGGCCGATACCCTGCATTTGAGCCAGCCGGCCATCAGCAAGCGTCTGGCTACTCTCGAGCAACGCCTGGGCCATGCGCTGTTCGACCGGGTCGGCCGTGGCGTAGCACTCACCGAGGCCGGCCGAGCCTACTTGCCGCACGCACGCGAACTACTGGCCGTGCTCGCCGACGGTCAGCGCGCGCTGGACAATCTGGGCGGCAAGGTGGCCGGCCCGCTCCGGTTGGCGCTGTCGCATCACGTGGGCCTGCACCGCATGCCGGATATCCTGCGTGCCTACATACGGCATTACCCGCAGGTGTCGCCCGAAGTCGTGTTCCTCGATTCGGAGGCGGCCTGTCGGCGCGTGGCCAACGGCGAGCTGGAAATCGCGGTGATCACTCTGCCGACGGTCGCCGACCCCCAGCTGGTCGAAACGCATATCTGGGACGATCCGATGCGTGTGTTCGCCGCGCACGAACACCCGCTGGCACGCTCGTCGCCCGTCGGCGCGGCAGCGCTGGCCGAGCACCCTGCCGTGCTCCCGCCCACGGAGAGCTATACCTATGGCATCGTCGTGGCCGCCTTAGCCCGGCTCGGGGTGACGGTGACGCCCCGCATGACCAGCCATTACCTGGAAACACTGCAGATGCTGGCCGCCACCGGTATCGGATGGACCGTACTGCCGGCGTCCATGCACCACGAAGAACTCGTTCCCGTGGAGGTCCGCGGCCTGGCGCTGACTCGCCGACTGGGCGTGATCCGTCACCCCCAGCGCAGCCTGTCGAACGCGGCGGGCGCACTGCTGACCATGCTGATCGACGAGCGCGACGCCGACCGCGGCTAG